ACACGGAGTGCATGGGAATCTGGGTATGCACCAGCTCCGCCTCGATCCTCCCGCCGGCCCACAAGGCCACGGAGGTCTCGTCGCAGGACGTCTCAATGCCCAGACAGACGGGGCCGGATGCACATGGGGTGGAAATGACGGACAAACCGGAAATGCCTCAATACGTTACATGAAGGAGAAATCTCGAAGATGGATCGACATTGCACGGAGTCCTCGACGAGCCAGAACCCGGACGACCGTCCAGAATTCATTCTGGCAAGGCGCAAAGCCGTTTTGGAGGGCGAAGTGTAGTCGACTACATGAGCCCGCCAAAACGGCTGCAGCAACGCAGTCCAGAATGAATTATGGGCGGTCGTCCCCAGCTTCGCGGTAGTATTGGAGAACGACCTCCACATCCTTCTTCGACCCCACGAAGAGCGGCACGCGCTGGTGCAGTTCCTCGGGCTCGATGTCGAGGATGCGCCGCGTGCCGTCAACGGCCAGGCCGCCGGCCTGTTCGACGATCATGGCCATGGGGTTGGCCTCGCACATGAGCCTGAGCTTGCCTTTGGGCTTGCGCGGATCGCGGTGGTCGGCCGGATACATGAAAATGCCGCCGTAGATCAGGTTGCGGTGGAAATCCGAGACCAGGGAGCCGATGTAGCGCAGGCTGTAGGGCCGGCCCAAGGCGTTCTCGTCGGACTTGAAATGGTTGACGATGCGCCGCGTGGGTTCGTCCCAGTAGGACCAGTAGCCCTCGTTGACGGAGTAGATGCGCCCCTGCTCCGGGATCTGGATGTTCGGGTGGGACAGCAGGAACTCGCCCACGCTCGGGTCCAGGGTGAAGCCGTGCACGCCGTTGCCGGCCGTGTAGACCATCATGGTCGAAGAACCGTAGATGATGTAGCCCGCGGCCACCTGCATGGCGCCTTTCTGCAGAATCTCGTCCAGGGTTACGGCCTGCTGGGTGTAGGACGTGCGGCGGTAGATGCTGAAGATGGTGCCGATGCTGACGTTGGCGTCGATGTTCGCCGAGCCGTCGAGGGGGTCGAAGATGAGGATGTAGTCGCCCACAGGGAACTGCCGGGGGATCTCGATGAAATCGGCGTTCTCCTCGGAGACCATGGCGCAGAGCACCCCCGCCCGCTCCATGCGGCGGATGATGACCTGGTTGGAGAAGTCGTCGAGCTTCTGCACGATCTCGCCCTGGACGTTGACTTCGCCCGTGGCCCCGAGAACGTCGAGCAGGCCGGCCTTTGATACCTCGCGGCCGATGATCTTGGCCGACAGGATGAGTTCCGTGAGGAGCCGGGTGAACCGGCCCGAGGCCATGGGCCTCTCCTTCTGGCTGAGCAGCAGGTGCTCGACAACCGTTACCTGGCGCATAGCTATGCCTCAGTTGGGATAGATGTAGATGAGATTGTCGGAGGTCATGCTCCGAACCCAGTAGACGTCGACATCCCCAGCGTCGCGGCTGCCCGAGTAGCTGGTGGATTTGGTGATGGGCAGCAGGGCTTCGGCGGACACGCCCGCGGCCTGGCCGAAGACCTTGTCGCCGGTGAAGAGCGACGTCTTGCGGTCGCGGATTTCGGCGGTCAGAAGATCCATGTCGATCTCGACCAGGGTCGTGCGCAGGCTGTCGTTGCCGATGGAGCCCACATGCACGAGGATGACCCGGTCGGCGCTTTGGATGAGGTGCCGCTTCGGCTCCTTGCCAAGCTCAACGAGGCTTTCGCGCAGCTGCGGATCGAACCCGAGGGTGTCGTCGCCGGCCAGGAAGAGCTGTTCGCCGTCCAGGACGGCCATATGCCTGATCCAGGGCTGCGCAGCCTTCTGCTGCCCGATCCAGGCGGCGTCGAGCTGAAAATCCATGAGCTCGATCTGGTCGACCAGACGCACTATCTTGCTGTCGATGGTGTAGTAATCGTCCAGAAACTCGGCCGGCAGATCCGTCGTGACCGTGTTCTCGTAATCGATGCTTGCTTTGGGATTGACGTAGTCTTCGTAATATTCCCTCGTCGTCTTCACCGGGGTGCAGGCCACAAGGAACAGAAGACCGCAAAGAAAAAGCTGTTTTTTCATGTATCCTCTCGAAATCGATTGGGATTGAACGGACACGGCCGATGATCGCAGGCCATGACAGGGCCCAGAGAGGACCTATAGCCCGGCCGGAAAAGAATCAAGGGGCAACCTGCTCATGCGTTTCCGGCGGATTCGGGGCCGAACTTCTGCTCCAGCCTGTCCGCCAGGGAGTTGAGTACAAAGTAGAGCTTGTTGTGCTTCTCCGCCTCGGGGTCCGGGGCGCTGCCGAGCTCCGCGTAGGCCTTGTCGCGCAGGCCCCGCAGCTCTTCGCGCTCCGCGTCCGTGACCGCGGCCTCCAGCAGGTCGTCGTAGATCTTGATGGCCTGCTCGTACTCGCCCTGGGCCGAGAGGAGCTTGGCCATGGTCTTGGTCTTGATGCCGGAATTGATGCAGAACTGGGCTACTTCCTCGGCGTCGAGGTCCCGCTCGGGCTCCACCGGGACGTCGCTGGCGGCCAGGTCCTCGGAGTAGTGCCCGATGCCGCAGGTCAGCAGCTTGGCCAGATCCACGCTTTCGCCGTGGGAGTTGCGCTCCAGGACGAACGCGGCCATGGCCAGGTCCGCCTGACCCGACTTGAGGTAATGCTCGCGCAGCCGCAGCCAGAACTTCTCGTAGGCCAGCAGCTTGGCGAGGATGGTCTGGGCCCTGCCTGCGGCGGCACCCTCCTCCCCCTCCTCACTCAGGAGATCGATGAGATAGAGCTGGGCTTCGAGGTAGTCGGGGTGGTTCTCGACGCCCCGCTGCACGATCTCGATGGCCCGCCGGGTGTGACCCTGCTTGCGGTACAGGCGGGCCAGCGGAAAGAAGATCTTGGACCCGGAGTCGTGCTCGAGGAGCTCGTCGAAAAGGGCGAGGGTATCGTTCATATTCATTTCACGATGTACATGATTTCGTTGTCGGCGACATAGCACAGCTCCCGCTTGATGAGGCGCTGCACATACTTCTCGTCACGCTTGAGCACCCGGATCTCGGAGCTCAGCTGGCGGTTCTTGGCGTCGATGTCGTCAAGGGATGCCTGCACGCCCTCGATCTTGAGGCGCAGGTCCTTGTAGGCCTGGATGCCGCTCTCGGCGTCGAAAATCTTGAACACCATGAAGATGTTGACCAAGCACAGGGCGAAAAGGAATATTTTGCTCTTGTCCCGGATCATGCACTACCCTTTCTGGCGGAGCTTCCTGCCCGCTTCGGTCCATGGTTCGATGTAATTGTCGTATTCGCCCAGGGCCAGATCGAGGAAGTTTTCGATCCGCTCGCCGTCGGCCGCGCCGATGACCGTATTCACGCCGCGCAGGAAGGCCTCGTTGGGATGCATGCTCTGGCATTTGGCCTCGACGAGGACGATGTTGACCTCCCGCCGCCTGATGCCGTTCCATTTCCTGACGATGGCCAGGATGGACCTGCTCTCCTCGGACTCTTCGAGAATCAGCATGTTGTAGTAGTTGATGCGGACCTTGTCCACGGCTTCATGGACATACCTGGCCTCGGAGACGAAAATGCCGCGTCCCTTGAGAAACTGGGCGATACGCCCAGCCAGGTCGTGGTTCTTGACGAACATGAAGGCCACCACGGCGTCGTGGGGAAAGTGCTCCGGGGCGACGACCTTCTCGTCCAGGGCGTCCTGGTCCACGAGGATGGGCTCGCGACACTTGGGGCAGTTGAGCTTGAACTTCCGTGTCTCGGGGATGCGGTCGTCGGGAATGACGAACGTCGAATTGCAGGATGTGCAGATGATCTCCATGGTTCCCACCCCCTAGAAAAGGGACGTCTTGCGTTCGTATTCGTGGTCGAGCTCCAGGCCCTCGATGTCCGTGACCTTCTCGCCTCGCGCCGTCTTGATCTTGTCGACCATCTGCGCCAGCCGCGACTTGTCCGAGGCGTAGGTCATGGCCGAGTCCTCGGTGATGACATTCTCGTAAAAAAGATTGGCAAGGTACTTGTCGAAGGTGACCATGCCGTAGGCGTCGCCGGACTCGACGATGCCGTAGAAGGTCTTGTCCTCGCTCTCGCCGTTCAAGATGCACTCCTTGACCCGCAGGTTGGACTTGAGAATCTCGAAGGCCGGCACACGGCCACCGCCGATGCGCGGCAGGAGGCGCTGGGACACGACGTACTTGAGACTCTCCATGAGGCGCGATCGGATGAGGCGTTCCTCGGCCAATTCGAACATGCCGATGATGCGGTTGATGGTCTGGCCCGTGTCCGAGGTATGCAGGGTGCCGAGCACCAGGTGCCCCGTCTCGGCGGCCTCCAGGGCGATGGTGATGGTCTCGCGGTCGCGGATTTCACCGACCAGAATGACCTTGGGCGCCTGACGTAGGGCCGCTCGCAGTCCCGAGGCGAAGGTGTCGAAATCAAGCCCCAGTTCGCGCTGGTTGACGGTGCCCAGCTTGTGCTCATGCACGTACTCGATGGGGTCTTCGAGGGTGACGATGTGCTTGCGGTACATCAGGTTGATGTTGTCGATGAGGGCGGCCAGGGACGTGGTCTTGCCTGTGCCCGTGGCGCCCGTGACCAGGATCAGGCCGAATTTCTCCTTGGACATCTGGTAGAAGACGTCGGGCAGGGCCAGCTCCTTGATGGTCGGGACCACGGAGGTCAGCTTGCGCATGACGATGGCCAGGGACCCTTTCTGCCCCAGCACGTTGACACGGAAACGGCAGCGCCCAGGCAGTTCATAGGACAGGTCGCAGGAGCCGCGGGAGAGCTGATCCTCGTAGAGGCGCAGGTTGCGGCCCATGAGGCACATGGCCACGGCCTCGACCTGGAACGGCAGCAGCGGCCCCGGATTGGGCGTGATTTTCGCGTCCACGAGCTCGCCGTGGACCTCGGCCTGCACCGGCTTGTTGACCGTGAAGATGATGTCGGAGGTGTCGGGCGAGAAGTCCAGGACCTGATGCAAAATGTGGTCAAGATGCGCTCGTTGCATGTTACACCTCGGTGAAGTCCTGGGGCGGCGTGACCAGGAACTCGCGGAACTTGGACTTGGTGGCGGCCTTGTTGTAGGCCTGTTCGGGGTCGATCATGCCGGCCGTCAGGAGCTTCATGATGGCGTCGTCGATGCTCTGCATGCCGAACTTGCGGCCGGTCTCGATGACGGAATTGATCTGGAAGATCTTGTTCTCGCGGATGAGATTGCGCACGGCCGGCGTGGCGATGAGGATCTCGATGCCGGCCACGCGGCCGGGCTGGTCGATGCGCTTGAACAGGTTCTGGGCGATGATGGCCCGCAGTGAGTCGGCCAGGCCCGAGCGGATCTGCCCCTGCAGGTCGCCGGGGAAGACTTCGATGATGCGGTCGATGGTCTTGGAGGCCGAGATGGTGTGCAGGGTGGCGAAGACGAGATGGCCCGTCTCGGCCGCCTCAAGGGCCAGCTGGATGGTTTCCAGGTCGCGCATTTCGCCGACCAGGATGATGTCCGGGTCCTCGCGCAGGGCCCCGCGCAGGGCCGCGCTGAAACTCATGGTGTCGCGCCCGACCTCGCGCTGGTTGATGAGGCAGTTCTGGGGCTCGTGCACGAACTCGATGGGGTCCTCGATGGTCAGGATGTGGTCCTTGCGGATCTTGTTCACGTAATCCACCAGGGCCGCCAGGGTCGTGGACTTGCCCGAGCCCGTGGGGCCCGTGACCAGGACCAAGCCCTTGGGCAGCAGGGCCAGGTTCTTGAGGACCGAAGGCAGGCCCAGTTCGTCCAGGGACAGAATCTTCTGCGGGATCTCGCGGAAGACCGCGCCGATGCCGCGCTTCTGCATGAAGAAGTTGGCGCGGTAACGGGCCAGGTGCGGCACCTCGTACGAGAAGTCCACGTCGCCGGACTCTTCGAAGGTCTTGATCTTGTTCTCGGGGGTGATTTCGTAGAGCATCTTCTTGAGTTCTTCATGCTCCAGAAACTTGTATTTGATGCGCTGCATTTCTCCATGCAGGCGGATGATGGGCTGCGAACCGGAGGAAAGATGGAGATCCGAGGCCCCCAGTTCATGCATCATCTTGAAAAAAGCATCGATTTGAGCCATTTATACCCCCATCACCAGGAGTTGATCACGAAATGCGGCATTCCGGAAAAGTGAATGTGACGTGTCCGCAGCCTTCAAAACTGTCCGATCGAATAGGCTTGTACAGGAAAAATCCACAAAACGGAACGCAAAACTTCAGTCGCCCCAAATCCGGTAAAAGCCGTACAGATAGTTCCAGCCGGAATAGACGGTCAGCAGAAGAGCCACAAAAAGCAGCCCCGAGCCGAGCCACGCGACGTTAATGCCGAACATCGGATAGTGATAGATCAGGGGAACCAGGGCGACGCTCTGCATGATGGTCTTGAGCTTGCCGTACTTGTCCGCGGCGATGACATGCCCCTTGTCCGCGGCGATGGCCCGCAGGCCCGTGACGAGGATCTCGCGCACGATGATGATGATGGCCACCCAGGCCGGAACCCAGTTCAGCTCGACGAGCATGACCAGGACCGAGGCGATGAGGATCTTGTCGGCCATGGGGTCGAGGAATTTCCCGAAATTGGTGACCTGATTGTATTTGCGGGCCAGGAAGCCGTCGGCCAGGTCCGTCAGGATGGCCACGAGGAAAAGCAGCATGGCCAGGGCGCAGGTCGTGGGACCGGGAAAATACAGCAGGGCGACGATGAACGGCACCGCCAGGACGCGAAACAGGGTAAGGGCATTGGGTAGGTTCATCATCGCTGTTTATTCGTAATGCTGGAGCCGCGCCCAGACTTTTTGTACATAGTTTTGTGTTTCGGTATACGGAGGAATCCCCCCGTATTTCTTCACCGCGTTGGGTCCCGCATTGTAGGCGGCCACGGCCAGCCTCCTGTCGGGGAATGTATCGAGCAAATACTTCAGGTACCGGATGCCGGCGTCGATGTTCTCCTTCGGGTCGAAGGGGTTGTCGAGGTCGAGGTCACGGCCCGTTTCGGGCATGATCTGCATCATGCCCTGGGCCCCGGCCGTGGACACGGCTCCGGCGTCGAACCCGGACTCCACGTCGATGACGGCCATGACAAGTTTCTTGTCCACCCCGTGCTTGCGGCACAGGCCCGAAACGATGGCGTCCACCTCCTGCACGGTGCGCTTGTCGCGCTTGAAGCCGACCAGAGCCCTGCGGATGTAGTTGATGGACTTCTGAAACTTGTAGGGCTTGTAACGTTTTGACGTCGGGATGTCCGTGATGCACAGAGACCCGTCTTCCTTGACCATGTAGTAGATGCCCTTGGCCCGCGCGTCAGCGCCGGGCCAGAGGAGCACCCCCACGAGGAAAAGGGAAACCGCCACGACACGTTTCATACGCCCACCGTCACCTCACCTTCAGACGTGGCTGCTCGAAACCGCCTCCAGGCTGTTGCGCGCGGCCTCGACGACGCGGTCGGCCAGGGCCAGCAGCGCCAGCTTGGCCGGGCAGTCCACATCGAGCATGACCACGGGCTTGCCCAGGTCGCCGGCGACCACCGTGGCCGGATCGAGGGGAATGGCGCCCAGGAACTCAAGCGAGTACTTCTTGGCCAGTTCCTCTCCCCCGCCCTTCTTGAACAGGTCGATCTGCTGGGAACAGTGCGGACAGATGAGCCCGCTCATGTTCTCGACCACGCCGAGAATGTTCGCCTTCACGTATTGCAGGAAATTAATCGATTTTCGCACGTCTGCCAAAGAAATTTCTTGGGGCGTGGTGATGACGATGCTCAGGGCGTCGGGCACGGTCTTCAGCACGGCCATGGGCTCGTCACCGGTGCCTGGAGGCGAGTCGATGACCAGGAAGTCGAGCTCGCCCCAATCCACGTCGGACACGAACTGGCGGATGGCCGAGGTCTTCATGGGACCCTTCCACAACACGGCCTGGTCCGGGTCCTTGAGCAGCGACTCCATGGACACCACGGACAGGTTCTCGCTGTAGCGCTTGGGCTGGATGCCCTTCTCGGGGTCGATGTCCAGCAGGCCCTTGAGGCCCAGCAGGTGCGGGACGCTGGGGCCGTGGATGTCGACGTCCAGCAGGCCCACCTTGTAGCCGCGCAGGGCCAGGCCGGCGGCCAGGTTGGTCGACACGGAGCTCTTGCCCACGCCGCCCTTGCCGCTCATGACGAAGAGCTTGTATTTGATCTTGGACAGGGTGCTGGCGATGACCTTGTCCTGGCGCTCCATCTTGGACTCGGGGCTGTCCTGGATGGTGCCCAGGTTCTGCTTGCTCGAACAGCTCGAGCAGGAAGACTTGGAAGACATGTTCCCTCCGGGTGT
This region of Desulfomicrobium escambiense DSM 10707 genomic DNA includes:
- a CDS encoding tetratricopeptide repeat protein; the protein is MNDTLALFDELLEHDSGSKIFFPLARLYRKQGHTRRAIEIVQRGVENHPDYLEAQLYLIDLLSEEGEEGAAAGRAQTILAKLLAYEKFWLRLREHYLKSGQADLAMAAFVLERNSHGESVDLAKLLTCGIGHYSEDLAASDVPVEPERDLDAEEVAQFCINSGIKTKTMAKLLSAQGEYEQAIKIYDDLLEAAVTDAEREELRGLRDKAYAELGSAPDPEAEKHNKLYFVLNSLADRLEQKFGPESAGNA
- a CDS encoding zinc-ribbon domain-containing protein, with amino-acid sequence MEIICTSCNSTFVIPDDRIPETRKFKLNCPKCREPILVDQDALDEKVVAPEHFPHDAVVAFMFVKNHDLAGRIAQFLKGRGIFVSEARYVHEAVDKVRINYYNMLILEESEESRSILAIVRKWNGIRRREVNIVLVEAKCQSMHPNEAFLRGVNTVIGAADGERIENFLDLALGEYDNYIEPWTEAGRKLRQKG
- a CDS encoding type IV pilus twitching motility protein PilT, whose translation is MQRAHLDHILHQVLDFSPDTSDIIFTVNKPVQAEVHGELVDAKITPNPGPLLPFQVEAVAMCLMGRNLRLYEDQLSRGSCDLSYELPGRCRFRVNVLGQKGSLAIVMRKLTSVVPTIKELALPDVFYQMSKEKFGLILVTGATGTGKTTSLAALIDNINLMYRKHIVTLEDPIEYVHEHKLGTVNQRELGLDFDTFASGLRAALRQAPKVILVGEIRDRETITIALEAAETGHLVLGTLHTSDTGQTINRIIGMFELAEERLIRSRLMESLKYVVSQRLLPRIGGGRVPAFEILKSNLRVKECILNGESEDKTFYGIVESGDAYGMVTFDKYLANLFYENVITEDSAMTYASDKSRLAQMVDKIKTARGEKVTDIEGLELDHEYERKTSLF
- the pgsA gene encoding CDP-diacylglycerol--glycerol-3-phosphate 3-phosphatidyltransferase, which gives rise to MMNLPNALTLFRVLAVPFIVALLYFPGPTTCALAMLLFLVAILTDLADGFLARKYNQVTNFGKFLDPMADKILIASVLVMLVELNWVPAWVAIIIIVREILVTGLRAIAADKGHVIAADKYGKLKTIMQSVALVPLIYHYPMFGINVAWLGSGLLFVALLLTVYSGWNYLYGFYRIWGD
- a CDS encoding FtsB family cell division protein; translation: MIRDKSKIFLFALCLVNIFMVFKIFDAESGIQAYKDLRLKIEGVQASLDDIDAKNRQLSSEIRVLKRDEKYVQRLIKRELCYVADNEIMYIVK
- the fbp gene encoding class 1 fructose-bisphosphatase, which encodes MRQVTVVEHLLLSQKERPMASGRFTRLLTELILSAKIIGREVSKAGLLDVLGATGEVNVQGEIVQKLDDFSNQVIIRRMERAGVLCAMVSEENADFIEIPRQFPVGDYILIFDPLDGSANIDANVSIGTIFSIYRRTSYTQQAVTLDEILQKGAMQVAAGYIIYGSSTMMVYTAGNGVHGFTLDPSVGEFLLSHPNIQIPEQGRIYSVNEGYWSYWDEPTRRIVNHFKSDENALGRPYSLRYIGSLVSDFHRNLIYGGIFMYPADHRDPRKPKGKLRLMCEANPMAMIVEQAGGLAVDGTRRILDIEPEELHQRVPLFVGSKKDVEVVLQYYREAGDDRP
- a CDS encoding Mrp/NBP35 family ATP-binding protein; its protein translation is MSSKSSCSSCSSKQNLGTIQDSPESKMERQDKVIASTLSKIKYKLFVMSGKGGVGKSSVSTNLAAGLALRGYKVGLLDVDIHGPSVPHLLGLKGLLDIDPEKGIQPKRYSENLSVVSMESLLKDPDQAVLWKGPMKTSAIRQFVSDVDWGELDFLVIDSPPGTGDEPMAVLKTVPDALSIVITTPQEISLADVRKSINFLQYVKANILGVVENMSGLICPHCSQQIDLFKKGGGEELAKKYSLEFLGAIPLDPATVVAGDLGKPVVMLDVDCPAKLALLALADRVVEAARNSLEAVSSSHV
- a CDS encoding type IV pilus twitching motility protein PilT codes for the protein MAQIDAFFKMMHELGASDLHLSSGSQPIIRLHGEMQRIKYKFLEHEELKKMLYEITPENKIKTFEESGDVDFSYEVPHLARYRANFFMQKRGIGAVFREIPQKILSLDELGLPSVLKNLALLPKGLVLVTGPTGSGKSTTLAALVDYVNKIRKDHILTIEDPIEFVHEPQNCLINQREVGRDTMSFSAALRGALREDPDIILVGEMRDLETIQLALEAAETGHLVFATLHTISASKTIDRIIEVFPGDLQGQIRSGLADSLRAIIAQNLFKRIDQPGRVAGIEILIATPAVRNLIRENKIFQINSVIETGRKFGMQSIDDAIMKLLTAGMIDPEQAYNKAATKSKFREFLVTPPQDFTEV
- a CDS encoding lytic transglycosylase domain-containing protein, yielding MKRVVAVSLFLVGVLLWPGADARAKGIYYMVKEDGSLCITDIPTSKRYKPYKFQKSINYIRRALVGFKRDKRTVQEVDAIVSGLCRKHGVDKKLVMAVIDVESGFDAGAVSTAGAQGMMQIMPETGRDLDLDNPFDPKENIDAGIRYLKYLLDTFPDRRLAVAAYNAGPNAVKKYGGIPPYTETQNYVQKVWARLQHYE